The stretch of DNA AAAAGATATTGAGTTCGGCCACAAGTACGCTGTCACGCTTATTCCAAAAGGAGCGAATATCGTAAAATATGGCGAAGTAATTGGTAGTGCCGTAGAGGAAATTCAAGTGGGAGAACATGTTCATATTCATAATATCGAGGGAATACGTGGAAGGGGTGACCGAATTGGAACTAACTAATAATCAATTTTGGGGATACCGTAGACCGGATGGAAGAGTGGGGGTCCGTAACCATGTGTTAATTTTACCTACTATTACATGTGCTACTCAAGCAGCCAAACAGATTACGGAATTGGTTCAGGGAACGGTATCGTTTATTCATCAACACGGGTGTGCGCAAGTTGGAGTAGATTATGAGCAAACGTTTCGTACATATGTCGGTATGGGCGCCAATCCCAATGTTTATGGAGTGGTTGTCTTGGGTCTTGGCTGCGAAACACATCAAGCTAGAAGTGTGGCGGGAGAATTAGCAAAGACTAAAAAACCAGTAAAAGTGGTATCAATTCAAGACCATGGTGGTACTTTATCGGCGATCGCAGAGGGTGCCAAGATTGCAGCTCAAATGGTCCAGGATGCGTCGGCACAAATGAAAGAGTTATGTGATATTAGTGAACTCATTATTGGAACAGAGTGCGGTGGCTCCGATGCGTGTTCTGGATTATCCGCTAATCCTGCCGTTGGGTTTGTGAGTGATATGATTATCGAACGTGG from Bacillus sp. SLBN-46 encodes:
- a CDS encoding UxaA family hydrolase, yielding MNSNYKAVMIKPQDNVATALEFIPANAKVILTCQDKQVSVKVLKDIEFGHKYAVTLIPKGANIVKYGEVIGSAVEEIQVGEHVHIHNIEGIRGRGDRIGTN